Proteins encoded together in one Yersinia mollaretii ATCC 43969 window:
- the uilS gene encoding UilS family quorum-quenching N-acyl-homoserine lactonase: METTTYQLPNGIALTLRKPLSAGNLPVIILCHGFCGIQEILLPPFAEFFTHSGFCTVTFDYRGFGASTGERGRLVPAMQIEDILSVVEWIKDKSGIDENRIGLWGTSFGGCHVFGAAAENSDIKCIVSQLAFADGEKIVTGKMSEDEKTGFIATLNKMAEKKSITGKEMFVGITRVLADEESKAFFEENKNRHPTMNIKIPFLTVKETLQYKPKENAMRVTCPSLIVVAGNDTVNPPEQGLELYGAVKSDKKHLHVVEGAQHYDMYSGEHFDHAVNIQADWFKTYL, from the coding sequence ATGGAAACAACAACATATCAGTTACCTAATGGTATCGCTCTTACACTAAGAAAACCCCTATCTGCAGGAAATCTCCCGGTCATTATTTTGTGCCACGGTTTTTGCGGTATACAGGAAATTTTACTCCCGCCATTCGCTGAATTTTTCACGCACTCAGGGTTCTGCACCGTTACATTCGATTACAGAGGTTTTGGAGCAAGTACAGGAGAGCGTGGTCGTCTTGTCCCTGCAATGCAAATCGAAGATATCCTTTCCGTTGTTGAATGGATTAAAGATAAATCGGGTATTGATGAAAACCGTATCGGTTTGTGGGGAACATCCTTTGGCGGCTGCCATGTCTTTGGGGCTGCGGCAGAAAATAGTGATATCAAATGTATCGTGAGTCAGTTGGCTTTTGCTGATGGCGAGAAGATCGTGACGGGAAAAATGTCCGAGGACGAGAAGACAGGGTTCATTGCCACATTAAACAAAATGGCAGAAAAAAAGAGCATTACAGGGAAGGAGATGTTTGTTGGAATAACCCGTGTGCTGGCTGATGAGGAGTCAAAAGCATTCTTCGAAGAGAATAAAAATCGTCACCCGACAATGAATATTAAGATTCCTTTCCTGACGGTAAAAGAGACCCTGCAATATAAGCCCAAAGAGAACGCCATGCGTGTCACTTGTCCGAGCCTGATTGTTGTGGCAGGGAATGATACCGTCAATCCACCCGAACAAGGGCTGGAGTTATATGGTGCAGTCAAATCAGATAAAAAGCATCTTCATGTGGTCGAGGGCGCTCAGCATTATGATATGTACAGCGGTGAGCATTTTGACCATGCAGTTAATATCCAGGCAGACTGGTTCAAAACATATTTATAA
- the fliR gene encoding flagellar biosynthetic protein FliR: MLTLSIASLYPIINQFFWPMLRILALFSTAPIFNEKGIGRKTKVGLAAIIALLVGQHLPNNHIEIFSITGLWVGAKQFIIGAAMGLTIQLIFVAVRNAGEIIGLQMGLSFATFYDPAAGGNMPVVARILNLLVTLLFLTLNGHLWMLSILADSFIALPINSDEFNSEGFIYLPHAAGLIFRFGLMLGLPIITLLLCLNLTLGLLNRLTPQLSIFVVGFPLTLGTGMAALSMMMYTLSPFFENMMEEIFDHVTRIMTLLA, translated from the coding sequence ATGCTCACCCTATCAATCGCTAGCCTGTATCCCATTATTAACCAATTCTTCTGGCCAATGCTGAGAATATTAGCACTCTTCAGTACTGCCCCTATTTTTAATGAAAAAGGTATTGGCAGAAAAACCAAAGTCGGTTTGGCCGCTATTATCGCTTTGTTGGTTGGCCAGCATCTTCCCAATAATCATATTGAGATTTTTTCTATTACCGGATTATGGGTAGGGGCCAAGCAATTCATTATTGGTGCGGCAATGGGGTTAACTATCCAGCTTATATTTGTGGCTGTACGCAATGCCGGGGAGATTATTGGATTGCAAATGGGGCTCTCCTTTGCAACCTTTTATGATCCTGCTGCTGGGGGGAATATGCCAGTGGTTGCCAGAATACTTAATCTTCTGGTGACACTACTCTTTTTGACCCTTAACGGCCACTTATGGATGCTCAGCATCCTAGCAGACAGTTTTATCGCCTTGCCTATAAACAGTGATGAATTCAATTCAGAAGGCTTTATCTATTTACCCCACGCGGCAGGATTAATTTTCAGATTTGGGCTGATGTTGGGTTTGCCTATTATTACTTTACTGCTATGCCTTAATTTGACGTTGGGGCTTCTCAACCGTCTCACGCCCCAGCTCTCGATCTTTGTGGTGGGTTTTCCTTTGACACTCGGTACTGGGATGGCTGCCTTATCGATGATGATGTACACATTATCGCCATTTTTTGAAAACATGATGGAAGAGATTTTCGATCATGTCACGAGAATAATGACTCTTCTTGCCTGA
- the fliQ gene encoding flagellar biosynthesis protein FliQ codes for MTPESVMAMGLQAIKVGLMMAAPLLFAALFTGLIVSILQASTQINEMTLSFIPKILTIIAVGVALGPWMLSVFLDYTRTLYSNLPYVIG; via the coding sequence ATGACACCCGAAAGTGTAATGGCGATGGGGCTTCAGGCAATTAAAGTCGGGCTGATGATGGCGGCACCACTATTATTTGCCGCTTTGTTTACTGGCCTTATTGTCAGTATTTTGCAGGCATCAACCCAAATAAATGAAATGACACTATCGTTTATACCTAAAATACTGACGATTATTGCCGTAGGTGTCGCCTTGGGGCCATGGATGCTGAGTGTTTTCCTTGACTATACGCGCACGCTTTATAGCAATTTACCGTATGTCATTGGATAG
- the fliP gene encoding flagellar type III secretion system pore protein FliP (The bacterial flagellar biogenesis protein FliP forms a type III secretion system (T3SS)-type pore required for flagellar assembly.) produces the protein MCLGLLTLLMIGFLLPVHSVWAANSDVMMARSADGENWSLPVQTLVLLTSLTFLPAILLMMTGFTRIIIVLGLLRNALGTPSTPPNQVLLGLALFLTFYVMSPVFNQIYKEAWQPLSEDKISMETALERGVQPLRTFMLEQTRETDLALYTRMAKEENFQSQDDVPLRILLPAFVTSELKTGFQIGFTVFIPFLIIDLVVASVLMALGMMMVPPATISLPFKLMLFVLVDGWQLLMGSLAQSFFS, from the coding sequence ATGTGCTTGGGTCTACTCACTCTGCTGATGATTGGATTTTTGCTGCCCGTCCATAGTGTCTGGGCGGCGAACAGTGATGTGATGATGGCACGTTCCGCAGATGGTGAGAATTGGTCGTTGCCGGTGCAAACGCTGGTCCTCCTAACGTCTTTAACGTTTTTACCCGCCATACTGCTGATGATGACGGGTTTTACCCGCATTATCATTGTGTTGGGCTTATTACGTAATGCACTTGGGACACCCTCTACACCACCGAATCAAGTGTTACTTGGATTGGCCCTGTTTTTGACCTTCTATGTCATGTCACCTGTTTTTAATCAGATATATAAAGAGGCTTGGCAACCGCTCTCTGAAGACAAAATCTCCATGGAGACAGCACTGGAAAGAGGTGTGCAGCCGCTGCGGACTTTCATGCTAGAGCAGACACGGGAAACTGACTTGGCTCTCTATACGCGAATGGCGAAAGAGGAGAATTTTCAAAGTCAGGATGATGTGCCGTTGCGAATTCTGCTTCCCGCTTTTGTGACCAGTGAACTGAAAACCGGATTCCAGATTGGATTCACCGTGTTTATTCCTTTTCTGATTATTGATCTAGTGGTCGCCAGTGTATTAATGGCGCTGGGTATGATGATGGTTCCACCGGCCACAATATCATTGCCCTTTAAATTAATGCTGTTTGTTCTGGTTGACGGCTGGCAACTGTTAATGGGCTCGTTAGCACAAAGCTTCTTTAGCTAA
- the fliO gene encoding flagellar biosynthetic protein FliO, whose product MIDATTPGSLLVNIGSSLALILLIIAAIAWVARRTGLAQRFPKGNQILSVVCSHSLGQRERVIVMDMGDKRLLLGITATQISCLATFEKSEDQHITADSPPSGDFQSTLIGMLKKGKAGSGT is encoded by the coding sequence ATGATTGATGCCACAACACCCGGCTCATTATTAGTCAATATTGGTAGCTCACTGGCGTTGATATTACTGATTATTGCCGCCATTGCATGGGTTGCTCGCCGCACCGGGCTTGCCCAGCGTTTCCCAAAGGGAAATCAGATTCTCTCTGTGGTTTGCAGCCATTCACTGGGGCAGCGTGAGCGCGTTATTGTGATGGATATGGGTGATAAAAGATTATTACTCGGTATCACGGCGACCCAAATCAGTTGTCTGGCGACATTTGAAAAGTCAGAAGATCAGCATATTACTGCTGATTCGCCACCATCCGGTGATTTTCAATCGACCTTGATAGGCATGTTAAAAAAAGGCAAAGCGGGGTCTGGAACATGA
- the fliN gene encoding flagellar motor switch protein FliN, whose protein sequence is MSDTTPTSGADKQSIDNLWGEAMSEQQTADNMPAKENLVPNFSEDLDLILDIPVKMTVELGRTKMTIKELLRLSQGSVVSLEGLAGEPLDILINGYLIAQGEVVVVSDKFGIRITDIITPSERMYRLSR, encoded by the coding sequence ATGAGTGACACCACACCTACGTCTGGTGCTGATAAGCAATCTATTGATAATCTTTGGGGTGAAGCGATGAGCGAGCAACAAACAGCAGATAATATGCCAGCCAAAGAGAATCTGGTCCCTAATTTTTCTGAAGATCTCGATTTGATTCTGGATATTCCCGTCAAGATGACGGTTGAATTAGGCCGCACTAAAATGACAATTAAAGAGTTGCTGCGCCTGAGTCAGGGATCTGTTGTTTCTCTGGAAGGACTGGCCGGTGAACCTTTGGATATTCTCATCAATGGCTACTTAATCGCCCAAGGTGAAGTTGTCGTCGTTTCTGATAAATTCGGTATCCGTATTACAGATATTATTACGCCTTCAGAAAGAATGTACCGCTTGAGTCGATGA
- the fliM gene encoding flagellar motor switch protein FliM has protein sequence MSDSILSQAEIDSLLNGGSNTESEDLANNPALDVGIKPYDPNTQRRVVRERLHSLEIINERFARQFRMGLFNLLRRSPDITAGNIKIQPYHEFARNLPVPTNLNLVHMNPLRGTALFVFSPNLVFMAVDNLFGGDGRFPTKADGREFTPTEQRVIKRMLTMALEAYDFAWSSIFKLHTEYVRAEIQVKFTNITSSPNDIVVTTPFYVEIGPHRGEFDICIPFSIIEPLRELLTSPPMENSRQEEKQWRNTLASQVRETELELVASFADIPTRLSQVMKMKEGDVIPIDKQESIEACVDGVPVFSGKYGCVNKQYALKVEKMMNPALLSLKKE, from the coding sequence ATGTCTGATAGCATATTGTCTCAGGCCGAAATAGACAGCCTTCTCAATGGCGGTAGTAATACTGAAAGTGAAGATCTAGCAAATAACCCGGCATTAGATGTAGGTATTAAACCTTACGATCCTAATACTCAACGCCGTGTTGTCCGTGAGCGCTTACATTCTCTTGAGATTATTAACGAACGTTTTGCCCGTCAGTTCCGAATGGGGTTGTTTAATCTTTTGCGCCGTAGTCCGGATATCACCGCCGGAAATATTAAAATACAGCCGTATCATGAGTTTGCGCGTAATCTTCCGGTCCCCACCAATCTTAATTTGGTCCATATGAACCCACTGCGCGGCACGGCACTTTTTGTCTTCTCGCCTAATCTGGTTTTCATGGCGGTAGATAATTTGTTTGGTGGCGATGGGCGATTCCCCACTAAAGCAGATGGGCGAGAGTTTACGCCAACGGAACAGCGCGTGATTAAACGCATGTTAACGATGGCACTTGAAGCTTATGATTTCGCATGGAGCTCGATCTTTAAACTGCATACTGAATATGTGCGTGCAGAAATACAGGTCAAGTTCACTAATATCACCTCATCACCGAATGATATTGTGGTGACTACGCCATTTTATGTAGAAATAGGCCCACACCGAGGTGAGTTTGATATTTGTATTCCCTTCAGCATTATTGAACCCTTACGTGAGCTATTAACCAGCCCGCCAATGGAAAATTCGCGCCAAGAAGAAAAACAGTGGCGCAACACACTCGCCTCACAGGTCAGAGAAACTGAACTTGAGTTAGTGGCAAGTTTTGCTGATATACCGACTCGCCTTTCACAAGTGATGAAGATGAAAGAAGGTGATGTAATTCCTATTGATAAACAAGAGAGTATTGAAGCTTGTGTTGATGGGGTTCCCGTATTTTCTGGTAAGTACGGTTGTGTTAATAAGCAATATGCTCTCAAAGTCGAGAAAATGATGAATCCCGCACTATTATCTTTAAAAAAGGAGTAA
- the fliL gene encoding flagellar basal body-associated protein FliL: MFAIAGNQGIYNRVFHKMIKKNQKANGGGKKFPWLVLLLMLISIAACALAGYTFYEIKNMKANAPDEGKKTASVKIPETPLYIPMDTFTVSLKPTSTESDRVLYIGLTLRVKDEDSKLLVEKFLPEIRSRLLMILAHQTAEDLSVDDGKNQLIEKIKSVVSKPLAPNQSVMITDVLFNAFILR; the protein is encoded by the coding sequence ATGTTTGCTATTGCCGGAAATCAGGGTATTTATAATAGGGTTTTTCACAAAATGATAAAAAAGAATCAGAAAGCTAATGGGGGTGGGAAAAAATTCCCCTGGTTAGTTTTATTACTGATGTTAATTTCAATCGCAGCATGTGCCTTGGCTGGTTATACTTTTTATGAAATAAAAAACATGAAAGCCAATGCACCAGACGAAGGTAAGAAAACAGCTTCGGTAAAGATCCCAGAGACGCCATTATATATCCCCATGGATACCTTTACCGTTAGCCTTAAACCGACGTCTACTGAATCTGATCGCGTGTTGTATATTGGATTGACTTTACGCGTTAAAGATGAAGATTCAAAATTATTGGTAGAGAAGTTTTTGCCGGAAATTCGCAGTCGATTACTGATGATTTTAGCGCATCAAACTGCTGAAGATTTATCGGTGGATGATGGGAAAAACCAATTAATTGAAAAAATTAAAAGCGTTGTCAGTAAACCACTTGCACCGAATCAGAGTGTGATGATTACAGATGTATTATTTAATGCATTCATATTACGGTAA
- a CDS encoding flagellar hook-length control protein FliK, protein MIVKAMPAINGVIAKNNPQPAADAENFSATLDKKLASPELKLPSKGNTPQPEQASPEPGKAEDETENRDVIDITLTDIIPVLPPQEPPTEPVPSIDPQLQHLQQLVANAVQGSVAMPALAVTPAPVASPLIETTGEQSAEGAAITQADLAEPQGKEQQSRSAPWLNPGMPKNAPLNFRGALEGQPVTDKTTADQHDAFLSQIKSVETNQQGNTAAPIKLEVNTPLPLTPESRLSLTPDAAFRPNFSAVHDTSVSQLPAATPSPAVLNQPLGSPAWQQALSQQLSYFSRNGIHNAELRLHPEELGALQINLRLNSDQAQLHFVAENHQVRAALEAAMPHLRTSLAESGINLGQSSVGADSSSSWGAFSQSEQSSKQPHFKDEADDQTLIHDDIDEIKTKNVSYSNGINTFV, encoded by the coding sequence ATGATCGTCAAGGCCATGCCTGCTATCAATGGCGTCATCGCGAAAAATAACCCGCAACCCGCCGCAGATGCAGAGAATTTCTCTGCGACACTGGATAAAAAACTCGCTTCGCCTGAGTTGAAACTGCCCTCAAAGGGCAATACTCCTCAGCCTGAACAGGCATCCCCCGAGCCGGGGAAAGCGGAGGATGAGACTGAAAACAGGGACGTGATCGACATTACACTCACCGATATTATTCCGGTATTGCCGCCACAAGAGCCGCCAACTGAACCTGTACCCTCTATTGATCCGCAGCTTCAGCACTTACAGCAGCTAGTGGCTAACGCCGTGCAAGGCAGTGTGGCGATGCCCGCATTGGCGGTGACGCCAGCACCAGTGGCCTCGCCGCTGATTGAAACCACGGGTGAGCAGAGTGCTGAGGGTGCCGCCATCACACAGGCTGACCTTGCCGAGCCACAGGGCAAGGAGCAGCAGAGTCGCTCCGCGCCATGGCTGAATCCGGGGATGCCGAAAAACGCGCCTCTAAATTTCCGTGGGGCACTGGAAGGTCAGCCAGTGACGGACAAAACAACAGCAGATCAGCATGATGCATTTCTTTCCCAGATTAAAAGTGTGGAAACGAATCAGCAGGGAAATACCGCAGCGCCGATAAAGTTGGAGGTCAATACCCCGCTCCCATTAACGCCAGAGAGTCGTTTATCGCTGACGCCGGACGCGGCCTTCCGCCCGAACTTCTCTGCGGTCCATGATACGTCAGTTTCTCAACTGCCCGCAGCGACCCCCTCTCCGGCGGTATTGAATCAGCCTCTGGGGAGTCCGGCATGGCAACAAGCGCTCAGCCAGCAACTCTCCTATTTTTCGCGAAATGGCATCCATAATGCGGAATTACGTCTACATCCTGAAGAGTTAGGCGCATTACAAATTAACCTACGGTTGAACAGCGATCAGGCGCAACTGCATTTTGTGGCGGAAAATCATCAGGTGCGTGCTGCACTTGAGGCGGCGATGCCGCATTTGCGCACCTCGCTGGCGGAATCGGGTATTAATTTGGGGCAAAGTAGTGTCGGGGCGGATTCATCATCGTCTTGGGGCGCATTTTCTCAATCAGAGCAATCATCAAAGCAGCCTCATTTTAAGGATGAAGCTGATGACCAGACGCTAATACATGATGATATTGACGAAATTAAAACTAAAAATGTGAGTTATTCCAATGGAATAAATACATTTGTTTAA
- the fliJ gene encoding flagellar export protein FliJ has product MAITSPMDVLRDLAEKTLSDTTVQLGKMQQAHTQAVLQLDQLESFELEYQQQLRSSVVEKGMPIADLLNRQSFIDSLGSVVKQQAGQVAQCQHSVDQTLLAWKQDKRRLNAFETLKSRADAVKMLKENRQEQKMMDEFAQRACMGRKTL; this is encoded by the coding sequence ATGGCGATCACTAGCCCAATGGATGTCCTGCGCGATCTGGCAGAAAAAACATTAAGTGATACCACTGTTCAGCTAGGGAAAATGCAGCAAGCACACACCCAAGCCGTGCTGCAACTTGATCAACTTGAAAGTTTCGAATTGGAATATCAGCAGCAATTACGCAGCAGTGTTGTGGAGAAAGGTATGCCTATTGCTGACCTGCTAAACCGCCAATCTTTTATTGATTCACTGGGCAGTGTCGTCAAACAACAAGCAGGGCAAGTGGCTCAATGCCAGCATTCAGTGGACCAAACATTGCTGGCATGGAAACAAGATAAGCGGCGTCTCAATGCGTTCGAGACCCTCAAAAGCAGGGCAGATGCCGTGAAAATGTTAAAAGAGAATCGTCAGGAACAGAAGATGATGGATGAATTTGCACAGCGTGCCTGTATGGGAAGAAAAACCTTATGA
- the fliI gene encoding flagellar protein export ATPase FliI, with protein sequence MTMRLKNWLDVIDRKEKNIASLPPFQQYGKLTRVTGLVMEAVGLKLPIGTLCIVERNTGQGMQKVESEVVGFNGEILYLMPLENVDGILPGARVYAQGSGADIAHGKQLPLGPELLGRVLDASARPLDGLPPPGCAKQAPLFTQPVNPLLRDPIKDVLDVGVRAINGLLTVGRGQRMGLFAGSGVGKSVLLGMMARYTKADVIVVGLIGERGREVKDFIENILGEEGLSRSVVIAAPADVSPILRMQGAVYATRIAEDFRERGMDVLLIMDSLTRYAMAQREIALAIGEPPATKGYPPSVFAKLPALVERAGNGVKEGGSITAFYTVLTEGDDQQDPIADSARAILDGHIVLSRRLAESGHYPAIDIEASISRAMTELIDQAHYRKVQNFKQLLSSYQRNRDLVSVGAYAAGSDPLLDKAIRLYPEMETYLQQAIHESSGYEEASDRLAEIFSDAPRT encoded by the coding sequence ATGACGATGCGCCTTAAAAACTGGCTGGATGTCATTGACCGAAAAGAGAAAAACATCGCCTCGCTGCCGCCGTTTCAACAATACGGCAAATTAACTCGGGTGACCGGGTTGGTGATGGAGGCGGTGGGGCTGAAATTGCCTATCGGCACGCTCTGTATTGTCGAACGAAATACCGGCCAAGGTATGCAGAAGGTAGAGAGCGAAGTGGTGGGTTTTAATGGCGAAATTCTGTATCTGATGCCGCTTGAAAATGTCGACGGTATTTTGCCCGGTGCGCGTGTCTATGCCCAAGGGAGTGGGGCGGATATCGCCCACGGCAAACAGTTACCATTAGGGCCGGAACTTTTAGGGCGTGTGCTAGATGCCAGTGCGCGGCCACTTGATGGATTACCGCCTCCAGGTTGTGCTAAGCAAGCCCCCTTGTTTACCCAACCCGTTAACCCTCTATTACGTGACCCTATTAAGGATGTACTGGATGTCGGCGTCCGAGCAATTAACGGCCTGTTAACCGTTGGGCGAGGGCAGCGCATGGGCCTGTTTGCCGGTTCAGGTGTCGGTAAAAGTGTGCTGCTTGGCATGATGGCGCGTTACACCAAAGCCGATGTCATTGTGGTCGGGCTGATTGGCGAGCGTGGCCGAGAAGTGAAAGATTTTATCGAGAATATCCTTGGTGAAGAGGGGCTTAGCCGCTCGGTCGTCATTGCCGCACCTGCGGATGTTTCACCGATATTGCGTATGCAGGGGGCGGTATATGCGACCCGCATCGCAGAAGACTTCCGTGAGCGGGGCATGGATGTGCTGCTCATCATGGACTCCCTGACGCGGTATGCCATGGCGCAACGTGAAATTGCCTTGGCTATCGGCGAACCCCCTGCAACCAAAGGTTATCCACCGTCGGTATTTGCGAAATTGCCCGCATTGGTAGAGCGGGCGGGGAACGGCGTGAAAGAGGGGGGATCTATCACCGCATTTTATACCGTGCTGACGGAAGGTGATGACCAACAGGACCCGATTGCCGACTCCGCGCGTGCCATCCTTGATGGGCATATCGTGTTGTCGCGACGCCTTGCTGAATCTGGCCACTATCCTGCTATCGATATCGAAGCTTCGATTAGCCGTGCAATGACCGAATTGATTGATCAAGCACACTACAGAAAAGTCCAAAACTTCAAACAGTTGCTTTCGTCTTATCAGCGCAATCGTGACCTCGTGAGTGTCGGAGCCTATGCTGCTGGCAGTGATCCGCTGTTGGATAAAGCCATCCGTTTATACCCTGAGATGGAGACCTATTTACAGCAGGCGATTCACGAGAGCAGCGGTTATGAAGAGGCCAGTGACAGACTGGCTGAGATATTTTCTGATGCCCCTAGAACCTAA
- a CDS encoding flagellar assembly protein FliH, protein MSDREQKLNWQSWQPQSLLDEETQPEDEIIHLPGDYQPDELLQAELSRLRQQAEKKGFAQGESRGVEEGKKQGYDAGLSQGKKEGLEQGLSEARAQQHETGQRFSQLLEEFKVALDNLDSVIPSRLVQLSLTAARAILGKNIVCDNAVLLEKIQQLLQQETLFKGKAQLWVNPADREIVEQNVGHSLESLGWELREDAQILLGGCRITSAEGEFDATMTARWQALCELAREDYPA, encoded by the coding sequence ATGTCTGATCGTGAACAGAAGCTTAACTGGCAGAGCTGGCAGCCTCAGAGTTTATTGGATGAAGAGACTCAGCCAGAAGATGAGATTATCCATTTGCCGGGTGATTATCAGCCCGATGAGCTATTACAGGCTGAACTCTCTCGCCTCCGCCAACAAGCGGAAAAAAAAGGATTCGCCCAAGGGGAGAGTCGTGGTGTCGAAGAGGGTAAAAAGCAGGGCTATGACGCTGGGTTGAGTCAGGGGAAAAAAGAGGGTCTCGAGCAGGGACTATCTGAAGCCCGTGCACAACAACATGAGACGGGGCAGCGTTTTTCCCAGCTACTTGAAGAGTTTAAAGTGGCGCTAGACAATCTGGATAGCGTGATTCCTTCTCGGTTAGTGCAACTATCCCTGACCGCCGCCCGTGCCATTCTGGGCAAGAACATTGTTTGTGATAACGCCGTGCTGCTGGAAAAAATCCAACAGTTGTTGCAGCAAGAGACTCTATTCAAGGGTAAGGCACAGTTGTGGGTCAATCCGGCAGATAGGGAGATCGTGGAGCAAAATGTCGGTCACTCGCTGGAATCCTTGGGCTGGGAACTGCGCGAAGATGCCCAAATCCTGTTGGGTGGGTGCCGGATCACCTCTGCGGAGGGCGAATTCGACGCCACGATGACCGCTCGCTGGCAAGCATTATGCGAACTGGCTCGTGAGGATTATCCCGCATGA
- the fliG gene encoding flagellar motor switch protein FliG: protein MNASEKSAIVMLTLGDVLAAEVFKHLNSHEVKQISGAMVNMGGYTHDQLSTVLKEFQRDSSEYAALSVNTNDYLRSVLVKALGEERASSLLEDLLDSQQGTNGIETLNFMEPQAAYDLIRDEHPQIIATILVHLKRGQAADVLSKFDDRARNDIMLRIATFGGVQPAALQELTEVLTNLLHGQNLKRSKMGGVRPAAEILNLMKTQQEEAAIEAVREFDQELAQKIIDEMFLFENLVEIEDRSIQRILQEIENESLIIALKGADAPLRDKFFRNMSRRQADIMMEDLGSRGPVRMSQVEAEQKSILLIVKRLAESGEVIIGGSEDAYV from the coding sequence ATGAATGCTTCTGAGAAAAGTGCGATTGTCATGTTGACACTCGGTGATGTACTGGCGGCCGAAGTGTTCAAGCACCTCAATAGCCATGAAGTCAAACAGATTAGTGGTGCGATGGTCAATATGGGCGGTTATACCCATGATCAACTGAGCACTGTCCTGAAAGAGTTCCAGCGCGACTCCAGTGAATATGCTGCGCTTAGCGTCAATACCAATGATTACCTGCGCAGTGTTCTGGTCAAAGCGCTGGGCGAAGAGCGGGCTTCAAGCTTGCTCGAGGATCTGCTGGATTCTCAGCAGGGCACCAATGGTATCGAGACATTGAACTTTATGGAGCCACAGGCGGCGTATGATCTGATCCGTGATGAGCATCCGCAAATTATCGCCACGATCCTGGTTCACCTCAAACGTGGTCAAGCTGCTGATGTATTGAGCAAATTTGACGATCGAGCGCGTAACGACATTATGCTGCGTATCGCGACCTTTGGCGGCGTCCAACCGGCGGCGTTGCAAGAATTGACCGAAGTGCTCACCAATCTGCTTCATGGGCAGAACCTGAAGCGCAGCAAAATGGGGGGGGTCCGCCCAGCGGCAGAGATTCTCAACTTGATGAAAACTCAGCAAGAAGAGGCCGCAATCGAGGCTGTGCGCGAGTTTGATCAGGAACTGGCACAGAAAATTATTGATGAAATGTTCCTGTTCGAAAATCTGGTTGAAATCGAAGACCGCAGCATCCAGCGCATTCTTCAAGAGATTGAAAACGAGTCGCTTATCATCGCGCTTAAAGGGGCTGATGCACCACTGCGCGATAAGTTCTTCCGCAATATGTCCAGACGTCAGGCGGATATCATGATGGAAGATCTTGGCTCTCGCGGCCCGGTCCGTATGTCTCAGGTTGAAGCTGAACAGAAGAGTATCTTGTTGATCGTCAAACGCTTGGCAGAGTCCGGCGAAGTGATCATTGGTGGAAGTGAGGATGCTTATGTCTGA